The sequence below is a genomic window from Lolium perenne isolate Kyuss_39 chromosome 4, Kyuss_2.0, whole genome shotgun sequence.
TGCCcttttatctttcttttttcatatgagCATTACTAGATTCTCAATGTCTCTTAAAACCAAACTTTTTTCCCATTCAGGTGGATTGTGAATATATTCCTGATTTGTCAGCAAAATATCCATTATTTGTATCTGGAAGATTCAAAGGTGAACTCCCGGAGACTCTTTACGCTAAGGGCTATTTGTCTGACATGAATGAAATATCGATTGAATTGAAGGTCCAACATATAAAGGATATACCTCTTGACAAAGTAAGATTCTCACACCTCCTTGTATTTCTACTCAAGGGAATTCTGTTGTTACTTAAGAGGTAGTAGAGGAACTGTTGTGTTGATTGCATATGCAATCTAAGGCGGTTTCTTGACCCCAGCGGCGGACATGTTAACCAGATACAGTGATAGCACATCAGCTTACCTAAATGACAAAAATTCTGGGACATCTCTGGACGTATTTGCTGTTCATGGATTGAATGGCATGGCAGTTAATTAAACAAAATAAGCAATCTTTAGCTTGTAATTTTGCTCCACTTGATGCACACAGACCGTTGTTTATCCTGGCACAGTGACCGCATACAAGGAAAGCACGACAAAACATGTCTGTTAGAATTGTTTTGAAGTCGACTAAGGGCCTTTTTGGTTCATAGCCACAATTTGCCAAGCCAAAGTTTGGCAGCcatagtttatttggcatgtgtttgaTTTTTGCCACACTTTGGCTTGACACACTTTATTGCATGTATGGTCCActtgtcatagactcaacttttttgCCAACTTTTGCCAAAGTTTGGCTTCAATATTTTAAGCCACACTTTTGTGGCTAACCACATTTTAGCCTGGCAAactgtggctaggaaccaaacaggCCATGAGTGTCCACTATCATTCACCTAGACGGGTTTTCTTACTTGACTCGGCTAGCAGATGAAGTTGAGTGACTCATCGACTTTTGACCAGCTACCTCTGACTAGTAGTCGAGCAATTGGTTAGGAACCCTAAAGTTGCCCAACTCAGCTAGATGTATATTTCCAACTAAAAGAAGTTGTAGACAACACTCATTGACTTGAAAACGTCCTGCCAGCCTGAATTCCCTGACTAGTGGTCCTGAATGGTGGTTGCATAGTGTAGGTTTTGGGGCAAATTTCTAGACGGGGTTGTCCCTTACACCTCCACACCCTCTTATATATAGCTCAACTTAGGCTTACATCTTAACTTGTACACTAGTATATTCTAGACTCTGCTAGGACACTAACTCAAACTCCAACACTTTACTAGAATACTTTAGCTACACTAACTCGTACTCCAACAAATGGTCGCTGATAGTCAGACTGGTCACTTGGATAGCGGGGTGGTGATCTGGCTCTGCTGGTCGACTTGAAACATTATCAAGTAGCATATAAGAATTTAGAACAATAGTTGCCTTCCAAGATTACAGAGCCAATTGAGCCCAACGTGTACTCTAATTGGTGTGTGTTGAATATTAAACTCGTGGCATTGTGGCTGACGGTAGTAggtgggatttttttttttttttgacatagCCTACTACATGAAAGATTTTTCATTCCATTTTATTCTCAAACTTCAGGTGTTGGCAAAGCAACAGATGGATCTTCTAACAGCAAAAGCATGGCTTTCTGAAAACAAGCAATTGGAGCAGAAGGTAACTTGTTAGTGCCTGATTAGATCTGATTCTGGTTTCAAATTCTGTAATTAAGCTCTGCATGCTGGGTATTACCTTGGCACTGTTCAAGTGGTGAGTTTAGGGCACTCCCTGTTACTGAGCTGGCCTGTATCTCAATATTATACATAGTTAATAAGTTAAGATGTAAATTTATGGTCAAACTTGTTCACTCTATACCTATGTCTTCCAGATACCATATTGTTGAACAGACGAAGTATGATAACTCTTTCCTTGTCTGTTCCTGTTTCATTCTTGTCATGGTGTAACATGCAATTGCCATCATAACATGCCAGAAGCTTAGAGTTGGAACATTCATCCTACTGAATAAAATTGTATCTGAAATCTGATCCTACACCTGCATTTATTTGAATAAACAGGTGGCCAAATTAAGCATACAAAATGTCATTCCTTCGGAATACACAAGGACAGTCCTACTTCAAACCGTCATGGAGAAAATAGACCCAGCTGAACAGGTATGATTCAGTGGATTATAAGTTCTTTACAGTATTTTTCAGGTGCTATTGCCAACTCATAATAACCATGTAATCCTTTGGAAAATATGGGTTACCTTGGACTACATTCGGTTGTCATAAAAGGAAGTCCAGAGGGTATCTGATTAAACTTGTTGTATTCATGCAGGTAAAGCAGAAACCAAAGAAACAAAGCATCCCAGATCAGCCTTCAGCCACACCACTCCATGGCTTGACACTTGGTTTCGGCAATGTGGCGGCGACAACGGAGAACCTGACCTCAGGATTCGGGGACACAAAGGCACCAGAGAAATTCGAGATGTTCGGGAAGGCTGTCGGTGGCTGCTGCAGCCGCGCTTGCGACTGCTGCTGTTGCATGTGCTTCATCAACACGTGCAGCAAGATGAACGACCAATGCGCCATCGTCCTGGTGCAGGTCTGCGCTGCCCTCTCGTTCCTCGGGTGTTTCGAGTGCTGCTCACAGCTGTgctgcggcggcggtggcgggtcAGATTGACGGCCGGAGACCGGTGTGACTGTGTGCTGCCCGGTAGTGTGCATAGTATTACTGTACAGGATGTACATCACATATTTATATAGCTTGATCGGAAAGCCTCCCTTGTCAATATCGGGCAGAAATAAACCATCAGATTTCAGAATCATCAGATGGACTTGCGATGTAATACCAGCTAGTGAATTGAAGAGGAGTGTCTAATATTCTAACAAGAGTGGAGTGTGTAAGTGTAGACAACTCGGGAAACCCATGTGTACATGCACTTGGAGTGAATTGCACATAATGGGGTGTCTATTTATAACACTGAAAGTGGAAAAATTTATGCCACATGCATGTAAGAACAAAACTGTATGTTATACTCGTATGCATGTACTAGTTTTTCAGCTTTGTCATTTTGAAGTTAGCACCATCATTCCTTTTGATGTAAAGGTTTACATTTCAGAGCATGCTGTTCATCTACATCATTATCTTGTTGATTTACATTTTCTTGTTACCTCTTACTATCTTCTATTCTTTCAACTTCAACCTCTGCGTCAACTACCACAGATTTACCACCATCGTTTTTCTCTTGTACTGTTTTTTGAACTTCGACATCTGCGTCAACCACAACAGATTCACAACCACCGTTGTTGTCTTGCACCTTTTTTTCAACTTCGATCTCTGCATCAACAGCAACAGGTTCACCATCAACCACATTTTTTGTGACATGCTCCTCCACCTCAACGTCAGGTTTTTTCTTGTCTCCTGGCTTCAGCGATACATGATGAAAGGTCTCCTGGATCTTCCCAACGCCTTTCTCAACACCTTTCTCCACGGGTTCCATTGCCTGTGAGATGGTTAAGGCCACATCCTTGACGACCTACGGAAGAAGCCAGTAATCTGTCAAAAATACAGAACCTAGGCTCTACCATATACTGAAATTCTGATGGATGTCAGCAGTTTACATGTTGGCCACCACCAAGAACGACATCCTGAACGCTCTCTTTGATGCTTGTTCCTGGAGTTTTGACATGGGTCTCTTTCTGCCCAACAGTGGTCGGCGCCCCATTGCTGCTATCACCGACATCCACCTTCAACTCCATCTTACTTTCGTGACGGCTGAAATCTCCATGCTCCGGAAATGGGATGCGCTTGTATGGCTCCACGCCGAAGACAAATGCATGAGCGATGGCAGCGATGGCCATCTAAGAAAAGGAATTGCGCTTTACTGCAGTAACAAAGGACAAATGATAGTTCAATGAAATTACAAGATTCCTATTTACCTCAACACAAATCAGGAAGTCCTGTATTCCATTTTGCACCTTGTCTTCCGTTGGCAGAAGCCCGGTATGGCAGATGATTGTGATTCCGATTCCCTGCCACCAAGTGGCGAATACAATGGCCTTGAAGCTTATGAACTTGGCTAGTGGCCTTATTGCCTGTAGCCTTTCATGTGTAGCATTGTAAAATTTAACCAGACAATAGAGCGCCCATGTCTGGCTGAAATTTATGACAACAGCAATGTAAGGGTATCTGCATTACAGAGCATTACTTGCTTTAGTGAATTATGAGTTACTACagttacacacatatttatttcaAGTTCTTATGTCCGCGCATCAGTTGCCCTCCACTCTCAGGTAACTTTAGATATCTTGCCATTTTAGACAACAAAAGGAGAGAAAGATACGGGATAGTTACCCATAGTACCACTTGAATTCACCATCTCCATATGCTCCAAAAAGCTCCAAGATGAATGCCAAGAAAGAGCAGAATGTCTTCAGAATCATCTGAAATGATGTTAAGGAATGACAGATCATACACATCGTAATTGGACAGTTTCAGATGAGAACAATACTAAAATGTACTTACATATTGCACAAGACCGAATTTTATTATTGTGTACAACCTCTCTCCTAGTGCATTAGGATCCCGAAAGAAGTTACGTGTTGTACTTCGATTATGGTCTTTTGCCTTCTCTTGCCTGTCGAGCAATTGCTCACTTAGCTCTTCCATTCTTTTGTTTTCAAGCAACCCAACCACCTGTCGTTCTCCCCCTGAAATAGTCCAGCTTTCAGTTTACCATGTTCTTAACACAGCAAGCCAGTAAGGCATCATGAATTTTGTACAATGGAACCAGAGAGGTGCTGCAGGGGGGAGTTAAATTGACGGATGTATTCTCTTTTTTTGGCGGGGAAATTTTTGAATGTATTCAATTAGCAAAAATTAGCTCCATCACATTGTAAACATGTATGAATATGAATATAGCATCCCATGTGAGGACCAGAAGTGCAGCCTATTAGCATGATCTCCAACTCTCAATACTGTTACCCTGTTAATTATTCAATTATGCAAATTCAAAATGATGTTCATTCCAGTGGGCATATGCAAGTAAGCTTACCCAGGCATGCAACCAAGTATCTTCCGAAGGAATACAAAGCAAATGCTTCATAACAATTCCTCAAAATATCACAAGCCAAGGAGAGTTCCGAATGCCACAGCGAAATAACCTGGAAAAAAAACCAAACATGAGAAGGGTGGTATGGAGCTAGTTCCAAAACTTTGTGATACCACGGGCCTTCACAAATAGTTAATGATACCATACAACCATTCTTTCTTACCACTAACAACATTTTGATATGGAAACAACTTTACAGCCATTCAACATAGCACATTTGGCAGCATTCGACTATTCAAACTCTGCTCAGAGAAGTAACAGCTTTTGCATATCTAGTGCTGGTGGCATTCTACAAGTTTGTGCTTTCACTTACAGATTCAGATGCGTAGACAGGCACCATAAACAGGACAGCTATGATCCACTTCTGCTCCTGCAGAATTATGAGCAGGATAAATTTGGTCAATCACAGTAACATCCAGCTATAAAATATTGGCTACACTGGAAACATTTCGTCCCCCAACATAAACAGGGGGGATCGTGATAGTAAAAAAGAAAACGCGGCACTCACCGCAGGATTGCTGTATGATCTGAGGTGCTTGAGTATGAGCCAGAGCGAGATGAGGAGGGCGACAAGCGCGAACACGGCTCCGATGATCACGGCAGGGGTGTGGAGGTGCCTGTAGAACCCCTGGAAGCTAGAGGATTGATTAGATGCCATGAGTTCATCCCACATGCATGCACTGATCCCTACAAGAAATTTAAATTGATCAGTCACTCTTCTCAGACGGAGAATTTTGTTGCCGAAGCTATTGAAGAAGTTCAAAAGCGAAATTGACTGATTCGCGAATGCAACGAATGGAcaaatggaaaacaaaaaatgagTGGGAATGAAAAATGTACTGCGCGGTAACCTGTCAACTTCTTGCTCAAAGGATTAGTTGTTCTGATCTTTGATGTTTTGGAGCGGCCAAGAAGATTTGGAGAGGGCGAGTGGAGAAGAAACCCAATCCTGTTGAGAGCCGCGACCGAAGAAGAATGGGCATGGAAGAGATGGGATCTAGTCATGGGGGCGGCCGACACGTGTCGAGGCAGTCTCTCTACGTGGCGAGCATTCCGCTGTTCCCGAGGGCACAAGGCTTGGTTACCAGAGACGTACGTGCTGTGTAACACAGAGATTCTTACCAACACTCTATGCACTTGGAGTGGAGTAAATCGTGGAGTTAGGCTTAGCCACATGTAAAAAAGTCTAACAGCTCCGGCCGTTGACCGCTCCCATCCTCTAATTATCCACTCCCCGTCGGGCTATGGAGTGCCTGCGGGCTCCCCTTCTCCGTGAAATCGGAAGGGGAGGATCACGATGGACGATTTCCCCGGAGGACGGCGACAGCCGGCAGGCGGCGCTTCGAGTAGGCTCGGCCGCAGTCTCTGGAAACGTTGCGACCGGCTAGGGAAGAAGACGACGGCCGACGGGCGAAAAGGCGGGCGGCCGGCTGGGCCGTTCTTGTTTCCCGCTGATGTTGTGCCTCGCCTCGCTGGGCCCAGTAACTAGCGGCAGCGCGTTCTTACAAGCGGATCATGTTCCCAACTTGGACCCCTTTGTcgatgtcttgttttattttgttcctcttctcttttttcttcttcttttcatcCTCCATCTGGCGGAGCTTCATAAGAACTGCTGGGGTCGAATGTAAAATCGGTaagtttaggggggggggggaggttgAAAAATTCCCATCTAAGCCTATCCTACAAAAATCTTTAGAAAATGATCAAAATCTGgggaggagagggggaggagagggggaggggggggggaggggggggggaggTTAAAAAAATGATCAAAATCTGGGGAggagagggggagggggaggTTAAAAAAATCCCATCTAAGCCTATCCTAAAAAAAACTTCAAAAAATGATCAAAAGCTGGGGAGGAGGGGGAGGTTAAAAAATCCTATCTAAGCCTATCCTAAAAAAATCTTCAGAAAATGATCAAGCTGGGGAGGAGGGtgaggggggggggagggggggggggggggtggccccctgacctgcacaTAGCTACGCGCTGTCCTTGGTTACATTCTTTTTCGTTTTCAGCTCACTTCTTTTATGGGAGTCTCTATGGCTCAGACTGAGTCGGAAATTAGGGTTCAGTCAATCATTTACACGATTACACCTGGTGCATTTTTTCACGTTCGTACACACGGACCGTGCAGTCGAAAAGGTGAGCACTGTTGACAATATAATTTTCAATTAGCTCACGGGGATGCTTGAACCCAAGTCCTACAGTAATGGATATAAGTGGATATAAGCGCAATTAAAATCACTAGGGAGTTATACATTTGTGTATTGATAAGACCGTTCACAATTTCTTGAAACTCGATCTCCCCCATATGAACCATATAGCCAAGACAAACCATGAACCAGAATAGAAGAGTTTGCCCCACCCATGAGTAAATATTTCATAGTAGCCTCAGTAGACCGTAGATCTCTCTTGGTATATCCATACAATAGGTAGGAAGCATCTTAATTCTTTGTTAGCTTGGATAGGCAGCTTGCAGTAAGATTATAAGGTTTTTTGTTAGCTTGTACAGGTAgggtttttctttttctcttttctttgttTCAGTTTGTACATATGTGTTGAGGTTGGTAATAAATTGATGTGGGGCTTTTTGCCTTACAATCTTTCTTTTCAAAGAAAAAAGGTAGGAACATAAACTGGAACATTCTGGAGCTACAAAGATTGTTATTAAATCGTTAGCACCATATAAAAATATTCCCCTAGAGTAGCTGTTAATATGAATAACAGAAACTTTGTTATAGCCATTTCGGTAGCTTCTATTTTTCCTAAAGCTAATGAACCGAATGAAAGAGACTCACTTTGAATAAATAATAAAGAAGGGACCAACAAGAAAATCAAGAATTGTGTCAACCTCGGCTCGGGGTCTGTCTGGAAATGGAAAATAGGCCACAGTGACAAGAAAAAATAGTGAATAATTGGAATAGAACGCAATCGTCAACCAAAATAGGGTAGGATGTATTATAAAAGAAAGCCTTGCCTCACTCGCAAGTGAGGACCTCACCCCTACTTCCTCATTTATTGATAATGGAAAATTACAATGTTCTCTCGGTAAAACAGATCAAACAGATTATTAACGAAATGATCCGAACTGTTTCAAAGACCCAACATGCATTTTTTGTGTGCATTGGGCTCTTTCATAAACTGATTTAAAAATCAGTTAGTCCACCATAGTTTTTCTTCACGGAAACATAAAGATAATGAGAGGGCTCCCTTGCTCTGATTGATTATTTGTATTATGATCTATCTAGGAGAAATACTAAAGTGTTTCAAAGGAGGATTACCTTGACTTAGGTCTGTCTCTGGCCTAAATTAAATCAACCTAATTGAAATGGAATCTCTATCGTTCTACGGTAAGAGTTAACTATGAGACTTCATACACCTTAATTTTCATAGAACGAAAAGAAATCTTTTGGAGGCCCTTATCCTCATTACGCCTAGCATTTAGTGGGTTGGATATTTACCTTATCAACTAGCAAATCCATAAGGGTTCTATTTGATTAGGCACCTGAATTGGCACCTGAATCGGACTGAACCGACTGTTTGTCAGGCTACTGTTCTCCTATTCTCTCGAATCTATGAAGTAAGACATtgattttgcaataagatcaattATGTTCATTGCATAATAAGCTCCTTTGAAAAAGCATTGGCCCACGTGTAAACAAGTCGCTCTACCGAACTAAGCTATAGCCCTTATCAGGGATATCTTAACATATAGATAAATTCTTGTCAAGATGAATATTCTCTAATGCTAGAGGATATCCCTTTGATATGTATCTGTTTAATATATAACAGACAAATAATGGAGCGGTATTTTTTAGAAAAGTGATTTAATATGTAATCGATCGAAGTAATGAGTGTTCCTTTGTGGTGATAAATTGCCTACTTAACTCAGTGGTTAGAGTATTGCTTTCATACGGCGGgaatcattggtttaaattcaataGTAGGTAAGTAGGTAGAAAAATTACTAGATAGCATTGGACTTACTTCGCTTCGCTACCTAATAATTTTTTCTGCCCCTATTATCTTTTTAtttgtatcaactataaaccattggATTGTCTTCAACTGGATGGGGGAATCAAATTGACAGCCTCGATTAGTATTCTAGCTCGTCTGAGAGTTAGCTTCGCTTCAACCAATTCTTTCGTACCCTCAAATTTACTCAAGTTAGCTTTCGCTATTTTAAGTGTCCGTTGAGCTTCTTCCGGATCAATATCACTACCCAGTTCCGCATCATTTCTTAAAATTATGATTTCATTATTAACTACTCTCGCAAAACCGCTCCACAGAACCACCGTTAACCATTGGTCGTTGAGGAGGCGTATCATAAAAAGACCCATATCTACTGCTCCATAGATAGTTGTCTATGGCGTTGCTACATGTAATTGTACTGCTGATTTAGTTCATTAAATTTTTGGCTAGTCACCTGTTACTTTTCCACTATGGTGCACGAGCCTTTTGCAACATATTTGTAACTTCAATCTAGGAAATAtcacaacacaaaatccatatttAATTCATATTTTTCccaagtacaaataaacttgtaacTGAAAAAAATCTCAAACCCACTCACAACTACAAGAAAATCGCAGTCCGACTAGTGACTGAAAAAATCACAGTTTCAGATCCACCCGCACAAAAAATAATTTCGTTGGAATCTAACTTACAACTGGAGAAAAAATCAATTGCTTGCATCCTCAGTTGCAATTGAAAAAAACTCAATTGCAACCTCACTTGCAACTGGGAACTTAGTTACAATCCCACTCGTAACTAGAAAAAATCTACTTGCATCCCGACTTGCAACTGGTAAAAAACTCAGTTGAAAATTTAGTTGCAACTAAAAAAATCAGTTGTAGTCCCACTTGTAACTAGGAACTCAGTTGCAATCCCACTCGCAAGTGGAGATAAATTTTAATAGGGAAAAACTTAGTTGCAACCCACTTGCAATTGGGGACTCAGTTGCACCCTGACTTGCAACTAGAAAAACTTAATTGCAACCTCACATTCAACTGGAAAAATCTGTTATGACCCCATTTACAACTGGGAACTCAGTTGCAACACCACttgtacactacaagaaaagttctgataggcaacgtcccaaaatcgtccgctaaggggtatttttcgtcgcctatgggcctaacccgacgatatgggttctgttgtcgaaactgcgtcaggcaaagtcctaccacgtttttgtcggtccgtcgcgcttgggcgcccttccgccacggaaaatcggaccgttgcagaagtgtttccgggagcccgttgactgctgacgtcatgcaaactgccacgtggcagacgccgttaactatcagttaacggcgttaaccagctgaaaccccgtggtagatggtaggcccacacgaggcctgccaaatCTTAAgctggccggcccattaagtttgcgggccgggccagctgacttagtttgaccggtcaactatatagctgggctggaccattagttacgtgggctgggcctaacctttaaggttgactggtcaaaacataaatgggccggcccactaagcatgtgggccgggccgaatgtacTCGTTTGACCGGCAACAggcaaaaaggccggcccacaagacacgtgggacccacttttctgttatcgggccggcccattttacaagtggggtccaccttaaagcaagtgggccggcccaagaagttattgggccggcccaattagcctgtgggtcccactttcctgctaccggaccggcccatttagtacgtggggtccacaatagatcaaatgggctggcccaacaaaaaagtgggccgggccaaaaacatgggttggtcccactttcctgttaaagggccggcccatttagtatgtggggtccaccatatagcaagtgggccggcccagcaaaatagtgggccgggccaaaaacaggggcgggtcccactttcctgttaaagggccggcccatttagtatgtggggtccactacatagccagtgggccggcccagcaagatagtaggccgggccaaaaacacaggtgggtcccactttcctgttacagggccggcccatttaatatgtggggtccaccacatagccagtgggctggcccaacaagaaagtgggccgggccaaaaacacaggtgggtcccacttgcctgttaaagggccggcccattttgtatgtggggtccaccatatagcaagtgggctggcccagtaaGATAGTGGGtgggcccaataagcaggtgggcctactatcgtgttaacggggcggcccaataagtaagtgagccggcccaaaattaaagtgggtcccacactactgtaaataggccggcccaatctgttgtaggcccctggttgtttgactagtcaaattgcattaaatttcatgagcctacaatctgatatcaatgatacacacaattacatacacaaataaaataacaggaaaattacaaggcaattactgtgcccaaataaaaaaattacatagaatcattgaagacttctattagcatcatcaataacacgttgacatttggcaatcgccttgattgaatcttgtgtactcttggtcaacatatcagctacagatcttaaagcagcaatatcatgtcttttataaagtacagccttgagatatttactgtttgatgaaaagaatggtctaggttgacggctatgagaggatgcatcagaagaaagatcagaactttttgtgggcctctcttctgatgaagattgcttcatcacaactgcattctgataataatgcaaaaagagttaaatgatgaactatgcaaacatgtattaagcattgtcaatatgagatagtcacaagtactaagcacagacttacattatatcgttgcataggctcaccccggaactttttttgcgctctatcttctactaaggacttcttcattacaactgcattctagtaatattgcaaacatagttacaacagtgaactattcaaacatttattatgcaatgtagatataagataataacaagttgcataaataagacaacgtatggaacttgtactaaccagacttacatcataatgttgcacagggccgctttggcgagtatcttctaatgatgactgcttcactaaaactgcattctggtaatattgcaaacatagttacaacaattaactattcaaaaatgtattac
It includes:
- the LOC127332444 gene encoding protein LAZ1 homolog 2, encoding MTRSHLFHAHSSSVAALNRIGFLLHSPSPNLLGRSKTSKIRTTNPLSKKLTGISACMWDELMASNQSSSFQGFYRHLHTPAVIIGAVFALVALLISLWLILKHLRSYSNPAEQKWIIAVLFMVPVYASESVISLWHSELSLACDILRNCYEAFALYSFGRYLVACLGGERQVVGLLENKRMEELSEQLLDRQEKAKDHNRSTTRNFFRDPNALGERLYTIIKFGLVQYMILKTFCSFLAFILELFGAYGDGEFKWYYGYPYIAVVINFSQTWALYCLVKFYNATHERLQAIRPLAKFISFKAIVFATWWQGIGITIICHTGLLPTEDKVQNGIQDFLICVEMAIAAIAHAFVFGVEPYKRIPFPEHGDFSRHESKMELKVDVGDSSNGAPTTVGQKETHVKTPGTSIKESVQDVVLGGGQHVVKDVALTISQAMEPVEKGVEKGVGKIQETFHHVSLKPGDKKKPDVEVEEHVTKNVVDGEPVAVDAEIEVEKKVQDNNGGCESVVVDADVEVQKTVQEKNDGGKSVVVDAEVEVERIEDSKR